Proteins from a genomic interval of Candidatus Margulisiibacteriota bacterium:
- a CDS encoding type II toxin-antitoxin system RelE/ParE family toxin, translating to MQILQTNQFKKKYKKLPDNVRSEVNDAIRLVCNDTRIGQEKKGDLAGIRVYKFKIQTLQLLLAYRLIDQNTVLLEMVGSHENFYRDLN from the coding sequence ATACAGATATTACAAACTAATCAATTCAAAAAGAAGTATAAAAAATTGCCTGATAATGTACGATCAGAAGTTAATGATGCAATCAGGCTTGTTTGCAATGACACCCGGATAGGGCAAGAAAAAAAGGGTGATTTAGCTGGTATTCGGGTGTACAAATTTAAAATTCAGACTCTTCAGTTGTTGTTAGCTTATCGGTTAATAGATCAAAATACTGTATTACTTGAAATGGTTGGTTCTCACGAGAATTTTTATAGGGATTTAAACTAA